A single Endozoicomonas sp. NE40 DNA region contains:
- the folB gene encoding dihydroneopterin aldolase — MDKVRIERLETEAIIGVYEFEHEAPQPLVIDLELETDFTNAFRSDDLNDALDYEAISNRVREFTEASRFALLEALAGGIIQLVLDNFPVEKVGVFIRKPHALKGALAAVSCERTREQMNVQKLMDQL; from the coding sequence ATGGATAAAGTTCGTATCGAACGACTGGAAACCGAGGCGATTATTGGTGTTTATGAATTTGAGCATGAAGCTCCGCAGCCACTGGTCATAGACCTCGAACTGGAAACGGATTTTACCAACGCCTTTCGCAGTGATGACCTGAACGACGCCCTTGATTATGAAGCCATCAGTAACAGGGTGCGTGAATTTACCGAAGCTTCCCGCTTTGCCCTGCTGGAAGCTTTGGCGGGTGGCATTATTCAGCTGGTGCTGGATAACTTCCCGGTAGAAAAAGTGGGTGTTTTCATTCGCAAACCTCATGCACTGAAAGGCGCTCTGGCAGCAGTCTCCTGTGAACGTACCCGGGAACAGATGAATGTTCAGAAACTGATGGACCAGTTATGA
- the rpsU gene encoding 30S ribosomal protein S21 has translation MPAVKVKENEPFDVALRRFKRSCEKAGVLAEVRRREHYEKPTSVRKRKAAAAVKRHLKKLQREQRRRERLY, from the coding sequence ATGCCTGCTGTTAAAGTTAAAGAAAATGAACCGTTTGACGTAGCCCTGCGCCGCTTCAAGCGCTCTTGCGAAAAAGCTGGAGTCCTGGCTGAAGTACGTCGTCGTGAACACTACGAGAAGCCGACTTCTGTTCGCAAGCGCAAAGCCGCTGCTGCCGTTAAGCGTCATCTGAAAAAACTGCAGCGCGAACAGCGTCGTCGCGAGCGTCTGTATTAA
- a CDS encoding polynucleotide adenylyltransferase, which yields MNIYLVGGAVRDKLLGLPVKDRDWVVVNSTPEEMLQQGFQPVGQDFPVFLHPKTKEEYALARTERKSGHGYAGFTFHTDPDVTLEQDLIRRDLTVNAMAESAEGNIIDPYQGQRDLQQRLLRHVSPAFQEDPLRILRVARFAARFADLGFTIAEDTMSLMAHMVSIGEASYLVPERVWQETARALMEQRPEIYFLTLMSCNALSAVLKEWQPFLLGSSHCLAALQRAAEQNASEPVRFACLFAANEQTEAASLKPFFQRMRFPSSYCELALLVYQQAHEVPDILSRPTAEKVMNLFEATDALRRPERFEEFIAAAGFIAQAKGLGFPASSQDKLFALLRQCNAINAREIVAQGIKGKAVGEKLRQLRLKALRQALK from the coding sequence ATGAACATTTATCTGGTGGGCGGTGCTGTCAGGGACAAACTGCTCGGACTGCCTGTAAAAGACCGTGACTGGGTGGTGGTAAACAGTACACCTGAAGAAATGCTGCAGCAGGGCTTTCAGCCGGTCGGACAGGATTTTCCGGTTTTTCTGCACCCAAAGACCAAAGAAGAATATGCCTTAGCCAGAACAGAACGAAAGTCCGGGCATGGCTATGCCGGTTTTACATTTCATACTGACCCGGACGTGACTCTGGAGCAGGATCTGATCCGCAGGGACCTCACCGTCAATGCCATGGCAGAGTCAGCAGAAGGTAACATTATCGACCCTTATCAGGGTCAACGGGACTTACAACAACGACTGCTGAGGCATGTCTCTCCCGCCTTTCAGGAAGATCCTTTAAGAATTCTTCGGGTAGCACGTTTTGCCGCCCGTTTTGCCGACCTGGGATTTACTATCGCGGAAGATACGATGTCGCTGATGGCACACATGGTGAGTATTGGTGAAGCCAGCTACCTGGTGCCGGAGCGGGTATGGCAGGAAACCGCCAGAGCCCTGATGGAGCAGCGCCCTGAAATCTATTTTCTGACCCTGATGAGCTGCAATGCCCTGAGCGCAGTACTGAAAGAGTGGCAACCCTTTTTACTGGGATCATCCCACTGCCTTGCCGCTTTGCAGCGGGCTGCTGAACAGAATGCGTCTGAGCCAGTGCGTTTTGCCTGCCTGTTTGCCGCCAATGAGCAAACCGAAGCAGCCAGCCTTAAGCCATTTTTTCAGCGTATGCGTTTCCCGTCCTCTTACTGTGAACTCGCCCTGCTGGTGTACCAGCAGGCTCACGAAGTGCCGGACATTCTTAGCAGGCCAACCGCAGAAAAGGTCATGAACCTGTTCGAAGCAACAGATGCCCTGCGCCGCCCTGAACGGTTTGAAGAGTTCATAGCAGCAGCGGGCTTTATTGCTCAGGCTAAAGGGCTGGGCTTCCCGGCATCAAGCCAGGACAAACTCTTTGCCCTGTTAAGGCAATGCAATGCCATTAATGCCAGAGAGATTGTTGCACAGGGGATAAAAGGCAAAGCCGTTGGAGAAAAACTCCGCCAGCTTCGACTGAAGGCACTGAGGCAGGCATTGAAATAG
- a CDS encoding GIY-YIG nuclease family protein, protein MNWSVYIIIASDHSLYTGITTDICRRWKQHSSGAGGARYFRGRQPALLAYFEPGHNRSTASKREAEIKKWSKTKKQALLRSGSNQVSLWDSMLPTGFPGAE, encoded by the coding sequence ATGAACTGGTCTGTTTACATCATTATTGCCAGCGATCATTCGCTTTACACGGGAATTACAACCGATATCTGTAGACGCTGGAAGCAACACAGCAGCGGCGCAGGTGGTGCGCGCTATTTTCGAGGACGCCAGCCTGCGTTACTGGCGTACTTTGAACCCGGTCATAATCGCTCTACGGCTTCTAAACGGGAAGCAGAAATTAAAAAGTGGTCAAAGACAAAAAAACAGGCGTTGTTACGTTCCGGTAGCAATCAGGTCTCATTATGGGACAGTATGTTGCCAACGGGATTTCCGGGAGCGGAATAA
- a CDS encoding 2-amino-4-hydroxy-6-hydroxymethyldihydropteridine diphosphokinase encodes MTRYFVGIGSNENAVHNCTAMIRAIRSAFRQVCVSSIVQTPDYGVTAPGVAAPDVAAPHYLNAVVSFEASLSIPELYGWCKNLESQLGRTRNQNGVCQADLDILQPGNVSEEFFQPLVLQLQAFLKGEDSGVGLEKVSLQLDEQMIVGDAPCYLFQAEPV; translated from the coding sequence ATGACCCGATATTTTGTTGGTATTGGTTCTAACGAAAATGCCGTGCATAACTGCACGGCAATGATCAGGGCAATTCGCTCTGCTTTCCGACAGGTCTGCGTCAGCAGTATTGTGCAAACACCCGATTATGGTGTAACTGCTCCTGGTGTAGCTGCTCCTGATGTAGCTGCTCCGCATTACCTGAATGCTGTCGTTAGCTTTGAAGCCTCATTGTCGATTCCGGAGTTATACGGCTGGTGTAAAAATCTGGAAAGCCAGCTGGGCAGAACCCGGAATCAGAACGGGGTCTGTCAGGCAGACCTGGATATTCTTCAGCCGGGCAATGTCAGTGAGGAGTTTTTTCAGCCACTGGTTTTGCAGTTGCAGGCTTTTCTGAAGGGCGAAGACTCCGGTGTGGGCCTTGAGAAGGTATCTTTACAGCTGGATGAGCAGATGATCGTTGGCGATGCTCCCTGTTATCTCTTTCAGGCTGAGCCTGTCTGA
- a CDS encoding amino acid permease, translating into MKSQTLGSALLIAGTSIGAGMLALPIISALTGLWEALVLMFITWLLAAYGGLLIAEACRACPGTENLHGMVGLLLGRKGQAVAVIAMLFLYYALCAAYIAGGASQLNSILMSAGMKMPYWGAVVLVTFVVAIVVLVGTALVDVCNRVMFVSMLLLMMVILVSLFPHARFENLTIESGSFPVLLAALPVLYTSFGYHVVVPTVVGYVQGCPAKFSKALLIGSVLPFVLYAFWSVSTVGALSSTTVTSVAAMPDSVSNLMSAVGQVSSVSHFSLMISVFAAFALATSFLGVALGLFDYLSELSHNSHSGLTGRIRAILLTLLVPMLVAIYYPDGFILALGYAAIALIVLAVFLPVLMVWKVRRLHMEEPYQAPGGNIGLGIATMVGVLVVAAQIGVSLGFLPLLG; encoded by the coding sequence ATGAAGAGTCAAACGTTAGGTAGTGCTTTGCTGATTGCTGGCACATCCATTGGTGCCGGTATGCTGGCGCTGCCTATTATCTCTGCTCTTACAGGGCTGTGGGAGGCGCTGGTCCTGATGTTCATTACCTGGTTGCTGGCTGCCTATGGAGGGTTGCTGATTGCAGAAGCCTGCAGAGCCTGCCCGGGGACTGAAAACCTACATGGCATGGTTGGCCTGTTGTTAGGGCGAAAAGGTCAGGCTGTTGCTGTTATTGCCATGCTGTTTCTCTATTACGCACTTTGCGCAGCCTATATTGCCGGCGGGGCTTCACAGCTTAACAGCATATTGATGAGTGCAGGCATGAAGATGCCCTACTGGGGGGCGGTTGTTCTGGTGACATTTGTTGTTGCTATTGTTGTACTGGTAGGAACAGCCTTGGTGGATGTCTGTAACCGGGTGATGTTTGTTTCCATGTTACTGCTGATGATGGTGATACTGGTCTCTTTATTTCCCCATGCCCGGTTTGAAAATCTGACTATTGAGAGTGGCTCTTTTCCTGTGCTGCTGGCTGCTCTGCCTGTGCTGTATACCTCATTTGGTTATCATGTCGTGGTACCCACGGTGGTTGGCTATGTGCAGGGATGCCCGGCAAAGTTCAGCAAGGCGCTGCTGATTGGCAGTGTTTTGCCTTTTGTCCTCTATGCCTTCTGGAGTGTTTCGACGGTTGGTGCTTTGTCATCCACCACGGTAACTAGTGTGGCAGCGATGCCGGATTCCGTCAGCAATCTTATGTCTGCAGTGGGTCAGGTGTCTTCTGTTAGCCACTTCAGTCTGATGATCAGCGTGTTTGCGGCATTTGCCCTGGCAACGTCGTTTCTGGGGGTGGCCCTGGGACTGTTTGATTACCTGTCAGAACTTTCCCATAACAGTCACAGCGGTTTAACCGGAAGGATTCGGGCCATTTTGCTGACACTGCTGGTTCCCATGCTGGTGGCTATTTATTATCCCGATGGTTTTATTCTTGCCCTGGGCTATGCAGCGATAGCATTGATAGTGCTGGCTGTCTTTTTGCCTGTTCTGATGGTTTGGAAAGTTCGCCGCCTGCACATGGAAGAGCCTTATCAGGCCCCCGGAGGGAACATTGGCCTTGGTATTGCCACCATGGTCGGTGTACTGGTGGTGGCTGCACAGATTGGTGTTTCTCTGGGGTTTTTACCTCTGCTGGGCTGA
- a CDS encoding AMP-binding protein, producing the protein MEASFWEGKRAPGIEDAIDLGKYRNLADLINTSVRRFADRPAYTCMNQTLSYAEINELSNGFAAYLQKHTSLEPGDRIAIQLPNVLQYPIVVYGAIKAGLVVVNTNPLYTAREMLHQFNDSGVKLLVCLNTVGHIVEEILPETGLEQVIVTELGDSLPWMKRLLVNFAVRHVKKMVPKYSLPEAVAFNDVMMKGMMADYCPVSESQQDDLALLQYTGGTTGVAKGVMLTQKNIIANVLQASALRHQVDQEGRLISDLRGDIVVAPLPLYHVYAFTVHLFSFFELGAHSILIPNPRDLDSLISALQPWQINTFIGLNTLFAGLLNHPEFHRLDFSGLAVTNSGGTALQESVARQWHEVTGCRISEGYGLTEAAPIVAANPAGELTQLGTVGPALSSTSIKIVTGDGEEANTGEAGELCVKGPQIMKGYWNRPEATAEVLDTEGWLHTGDIAVIQEDGYIRIVDRIKDLVIVSGFNVYPNEIENVVSLHEKVDQCAVIGVPDEKAGEAVKLFVVTSDKSLTEQDIRDWCSQQLTSYKVPKYIEFRQELPMSAVGKVLRKQLRTEEVSSG; encoded by the coding sequence ATGGAGGCCAGTTTCTGGGAAGGTAAACGAGCTCCCGGTATTGAAGACGCAATTGATCTGGGAAAATATCGCAACCTGGCAGACCTGATTAATACATCGGTCAGGCGGTTTGCTGACCGGCCTGCCTATACCTGCATGAATCAGACCCTGAGTTATGCAGAAATCAATGAACTCAGTAATGGTTTTGCGGCTTACCTGCAAAAGCACACGTCTTTGGAGCCTGGTGACCGAATTGCGATTCAGTTGCCTAATGTTCTTCAGTATCCAATCGTCGTTTATGGTGCCATCAAAGCGGGGCTGGTTGTTGTTAATACCAACCCTCTTTATACCGCCAGAGAAATGCTTCATCAGTTTAATGATTCGGGTGTAAAACTCCTGGTTTGTCTGAATACAGTCGGACATATTGTTGAAGAAATTCTGCCGGAAACCGGCCTTGAGCAGGTCATTGTCACCGAACTGGGAGATTCCCTTCCCTGGATGAAGCGGTTACTGGTGAACTTTGCTGTCAGGCATGTCAAAAAGATGGTACCCAAATACAGCCTTCCTGAAGCCGTGGCATTTAACGATGTCATGATGAAAGGCATGATGGCGGACTATTGCCCGGTTTCAGAGAGTCAGCAGGATGATCTGGCTCTGCTGCAGTACACCGGCGGTACCACAGGGGTCGCGAAAGGGGTCATGCTGACGCAGAAGAACATTATTGCGAATGTATTGCAGGCATCGGCTCTGCGCCACCAGGTGGATCAGGAAGGCAGGCTGATCTCAGACCTGCGAGGTGATATTGTGGTTGCGCCTCTGCCTCTCTACCATGTCTATGCATTCACTGTGCATCTGTTTTCATTTTTTGAGCTGGGGGCTCACAGTATTCTTATCCCTAATCCCAGGGATCTGGATAGCCTGATCTCTGCTCTGCAACCCTGGCAAATCAATACATTTATTGGATTGAATACGTTGTTTGCCGGGCTGTTGAATCACCCCGAATTTCACCGTCTGGATTTTTCCGGGCTGGCAGTCACCAATTCTGGGGGAACAGCACTGCAGGAATCGGTTGCCAGACAGTGGCATGAAGTGACGGGCTGCCGGATTTCCGAAGGTTATGGTCTGACGGAGGCAGCCCCCATTGTGGCTGCCAATCCGGCAGGTGAGCTGACGCAGCTGGGAACGGTTGGCCCTGCGTTATCGTCAACCTCTATCAAGATTGTCACTGGTGATGGCGAAGAAGCGAACACAGGAGAAGCTGGCGAGCTGTGTGTAAAAGGCCCGCAGATCATGAAAGGCTACTGGAACCGGCCTGAAGCCACGGCGGAAGTTCTGGATACTGAAGGCTGGCTGCATACCGGTGATATTGCGGTGATTCAGGAGGATGGGTATATCCGTATCGTGGATCGCATTAAGGATCTGGTGATTGTGTCAGGCTTTAACGTCTATCCCAATGAGATTGAGAACGTTGTCTCCCTGCACGAAAAGGTCGATCAGTGTGCTGTCATTGGTGTACCTGATGAAAAAGCAGGTGAGGCGGTTAAACTCTTTGTGGTTACGTCGGATAAGTCCCTGACAGAGCAGGATATTCGAGACTGGTGCAGCCAGCAGCTCACTAGTTATAAAGTACCTAAATACATAGAGTTTCGTCAGGAACTGCCCATGTCTGCGGTGGGTAAGGTGCTGCGCAAACAGCTTCGGACAGAAGAGGTGTCCTCGGGCTGA
- the dnaG gene encoding DNA primase, with translation MAGRIPQTFIDDLLARVDIVDVVDSRVKLKKTGRNYSACCPFHKEKTPSFSVSPDKQFYYCFGCGASGNAIGFVMDFDHLDFPAAVDNLAGTQGMEVPREQSSHQSRRPDYSELYELMTRASDYYQEQLKAAPDAPRVINYLKQRGLDGQTCKQFGIGFAPRGWDNLQNLLATSDEKEEQLIKTGMLVENEESKNRYDRFRDRVMFPIRDSRGRIIAFGGRVLGDAKPKYLNSPESPIFHKGRELYGLYEAKKSNRSLERILVVEGYMDVVTLAQLGINNAVATLGTATTLEHMQRLFKTVPEVVFCFDGDDAGRRAAWRALESTLPNMQDGRQARFLFLPQGEDPDSMVRQEGSEQFLQRIQDQALSLDTFLFKELEDGLDLHTMDGRARLTKLAQPYLSKLPDGIFKQLLLQKLSELTGLDSSRLEAHLSTEAEQKTAPTAAPADQTAHDHYQDHHEHYYQSGNDFADYHPENHSGSFAEEPFNYSHSTHSSEKGAYSYQKSKGFFDKRTKNFDPVLEKTQIKVGRSLYAIRHLLCNPQLASDVKCIDTLAQDNDADTVLLVELLKTLKQQPNLATSALIAQWYGTDKGKRLQQVATLELGHEPDDGEFWEAIKRISDKVADLEHQQASNKISSTLANRKPNQLDEQQRSEYEEFLKKHKARLGISTTGATQDKTKVSKK, from the coding sequence ATGGCTGGACGCATTCCACAGACATTTATTGACGACCTGCTGGCCAGAGTCGATATCGTCGACGTGGTTGACAGCCGGGTCAAACTGAAGAAAACCGGCCGCAATTATTCGGCCTGCTGCCCGTTCCACAAAGAAAAAACACCTTCTTTCTCCGTCAGTCCTGACAAACAGTTCTACTACTGCTTTGGCTGCGGCGCCAGTGGTAACGCCATTGGCTTCGTGATGGATTTTGACCATCTGGACTTTCCTGCCGCCGTTGACAACCTTGCCGGCACACAGGGCATGGAAGTACCCAGAGAGCAAAGCAGCCACCAGAGCCGGCGTCCGGATTACTCCGAACTCTACGAACTGATGACCCGCGCCTCAGATTACTATCAGGAACAACTGAAAGCAGCCCCTGATGCGCCCAGAGTCATCAACTACCTGAAGCAGCGTGGGCTCGACGGCCAGACCTGCAAACAGTTCGGCATCGGCTTCGCCCCCAGAGGCTGGGACAACCTGCAAAACCTGCTGGCCACCAGCGACGAGAAAGAAGAGCAGCTGATCAAAACCGGCATGCTGGTTGAAAACGAAGAGAGCAAAAACCGCTACGATCGCTTTCGTGACCGGGTTATGTTCCCTATTCGTGACAGCCGGGGTCGCATCATTGCCTTTGGCGGGCGAGTACTGGGCGACGCCAAGCCAAAATACCTGAATTCCCCGGAATCTCCTATTTTCCACAAAGGGCGGGAACTTTATGGCCTCTATGAAGCCAAAAAGAGCAACCGTTCACTGGAACGCATTCTGGTTGTGGAAGGTTACATGGATGTGGTGACACTGGCACAGCTGGGCATCAACAATGCGGTGGCAACACTGGGAACCGCCACCACACTGGAACACATGCAGCGCCTGTTCAAAACAGTACCTGAAGTCGTGTTCTGTTTTGATGGCGATGACGCAGGCCGGCGAGCGGCATGGCGCGCCCTGGAGTCTACCCTGCCCAATATGCAGGACGGACGACAGGCTCGATTTCTGTTCCTGCCCCAGGGAGAAGATCCCGACAGCATGGTACGACAGGAAGGTTCAGAGCAGTTTCTCCAGCGCATTCAGGATCAGGCACTCAGTCTGGACACTTTCCTGTTCAAAGAACTGGAAGACGGTCTGGATCTGCACACCATGGATGGCAGGGCTCGATTAACCAAGCTGGCACAGCCTTATCTGAGCAAGCTGCCTGATGGCATTTTCAAGCAACTATTGCTGCAAAAACTGTCAGAGCTGACCGGGCTGGACTCATCAAGACTGGAAGCCCACTTAAGCACAGAAGCTGAACAGAAAACAGCGCCAACCGCTGCACCCGCTGATCAAACGGCTCATGACCACTATCAGGATCATCATGAGCATTATTACCAGTCGGGGAATGACTTTGCGGACTACCATCCGGAAAATCATTCAGGCAGCTTTGCAGAAGAACCTTTTAACTATTCACACTCTACGCACTCTTCAGAAAAGGGCGCATACAGTTACCAGAAATCAAAAGGTTTTTTTGACAAAAGGACAAAAAACTTTGATCCTGTTTTAGAGAAGACACAGATAAAAGTCGGTCGTTCACTATACGCCATACGACATTTACTGTGTAATCCACAGCTCGCCTCCGATGTAAAATGCATTGATACACTGGCACAGGATAACGACGCCGACACTGTATTACTGGTAGAGCTGTTAAAAACACTGAAACAACAACCCAATCTGGCCACCAGCGCATTAATTGCCCAATGGTATGGAACAGACAAGGGTAAACGACTACAGCAGGTTGCCACTCTGGAACTCGGGCACGAACCTGATGACGGAGAATTCTGGGAAGCCATCAAACGCATTTCAGACAAAGTGGCGGACCTGGAACACCAGCAGGCTTCAAACAAGATTTCAAGCACGCTGGCGAATAGAAAACCAAACCAATTGGACGAACAACAACGCAGCGAATACGAAGAGTTCCTGAAAAAACATAAAGCACGTCTTGGTATCAGTACCACTGGTGCAACTCAGGATAAAACGAAAGTATCAAAAAAATAA
- a CDS encoding GatB/YqeY domain-containing protein translates to MSECTVKDQLTSAMKEAMRNREKARLGTIRMALAELKRIEVDEKSLDDTRALAALDKMAKQRRDAITQFESAGRTDLAEQEQFELTVIQDFLPEPLSTEDIDQIVRDAIAQSGAEGMKDMGKVMGLVKPQVQGRADMAQISQSVKKLLG, encoded by the coding sequence ATGAGCGAATGCACAGTAAAGGACCAACTGACTTCAGCAATGAAGGAAGCCATGCGCAACCGCGAAAAGGCTCGCCTGGGAACTATCCGCATGGCTCTGGCAGAATTGAAACGTATTGAAGTAGACGAAAAGTCGCTGGACGACACCCGTGCCCTTGCAGCCCTGGACAAAATGGCCAAGCAACGCCGCGATGCCATTACCCAGTTCGAGTCTGCAGGGCGCACGGACCTCGCTGAACAGGAACAGTTTGAACTGACCGTCATTCAGGACTTCCTGCCTGAACCACTCTCCACTGAAGACATCGACCAGATTGTCCGCGATGCCATTGCCCAGAGTGGCGCAGAAGGCATGAAAGATATGGGCAAGGTAATGGGTCTGGTAAAACCCCAGGTTCAGGGTCGTGCCGATATGGCTCAGATCAGTCAGTCGGTTAAAAAACTGCTGGGCTGA
- the tsaD gene encoding tRNA (adenosine(37)-N6)-threonylcarbamoyltransferase complex transferase subunit TsaD, with protein sequence MVVLGIETSCDETGIALYDSHNGLLADALYSQIDMHTEYGGVVPELASRDHIQRVLPLIKEVLDQVGLQREDIEAVAYTRGPGLIGALMVGACIGRSLAWAWGVPCVGVHHMEGHLLAPMLEDNPPEFPFLALLVSGGHTQLVHVGGIGQYRLLGESVDDAAGEAFDKVAAMLDLGYPGGPKVSKLAEQGTKGRFRFPRPMCDRPGLDFSFSGLKTFTLNTVAKCREERGDFTDQDRADVARAFEEAVVDTLAFKCRRALRETGLKQLVIAGGVSANRRLREGLESMVAKEKATLRYARPEFCTDNGAMIAYAGCQRLLAGQLEPLEVAPQPRWPMEELEAV encoded by the coding sequence ATGGTCGTTCTCGGAATCGAGACCTCCTGCGATGAAACAGGTATTGCTTTGTATGACAGTCATAATGGGCTTCTGGCCGATGCATTGTACAGCCAGATTGATATGCACACCGAATACGGCGGTGTTGTTCCTGAACTGGCTTCCCGCGACCATATTCAGCGTGTACTGCCTTTAATAAAGGAAGTGCTGGATCAGGTGGGTTTGCAGCGTGAAGATATTGAGGCAGTAGCTTATACCAGAGGTCCCGGCCTGATAGGCGCCCTGATGGTGGGTGCCTGTATTGGTCGTTCCCTGGCGTGGGCGTGGGGGGTTCCCTGTGTTGGGGTGCACCACATGGAAGGTCATCTTCTGGCCCCCATGCTGGAAGACAATCCACCGGAATTTCCGTTTCTGGCCCTGCTGGTGTCCGGCGGCCATACCCAGCTGGTGCATGTGGGTGGCATTGGTCAGTACCGTTTGCTGGGCGAGTCGGTAGACGATGCGGCTGGAGAGGCTTTCGATAAAGTGGCTGCCATGCTGGATCTGGGATACCCCGGTGGCCCCAAAGTATCAAAGCTGGCTGAACAGGGTACGAAGGGACGTTTCCGCTTCCCGCGCCCCATGTGTGACCGTCCCGGACTGGATTTCAGTTTCAGTGGTTTAAAAACCTTTACGTTGAACACCGTGGCAAAATGCCGCGAAGAACGTGGCGATTTTACGGATCAGGACCGGGCTGATGTGGCCAGGGCGTTTGAGGAAGCCGTAGTAGATACTCTGGCTTTTAAATGTCGACGGGCGTTGCGTGAAACCGGTTTGAAACAGCTGGTGATTGCGGGTGGTGTCAGTGCTAACAGACGTCTTCGTGAAGGTCTGGAATCCATGGTGGCAAAAGAAAAAGCAACCCTGCGCTATGCCCGTCCGGAATTCTGTACGGATAACGGTGCCATGATCGCTTATGCCGGCTGTCAGCGACTGCTGGCAGGTCAGCTTGAACCGCTTGAAGTGGCTCCCCAGCCACGCTGGCCGATGGAAGAGCTTGAAGCGGTCTAA